From Scylla paramamosain isolate STU-SP2022 chromosome 18, ASM3559412v1, whole genome shotgun sequence, one genomic window encodes:
- the LOC135109034 gene encoding uncharacterized protein LOC135109034, with product MHVAATVCVWACVWAVAAGDICDRRDRRTERRWKGDIGDLNTAPGGPRDRLQLHHRVRRFLSFPTGSVLTVTPKLTIPFVDELDGYITGAQLYAFPIDLQLPNGTLRLRTNYEYEYDEEQEEYSYMPMSQSTYSSYATHSRYARAIDHQRAAGFNFLQELMDAAGVEGRQCVLRAVCEVAERPVEHLGLTGELINLFFSAGYGAGSPEVREYVAAEEAGRQQGDCESLFPACPYHLASMAQSALAYFHQGLATAGDAPVNLFT from the exons ATGCACGTGGCGGCAACAGTGTGCGTGTGGGCGTGCGTATGGGCGGTGGCGGCGGGCGACATCTGTGACAGGCGGGACAGGAGGACAGAGCGGCGCTGGAAGGGAGACATAGGAGACCTGAACACCGCGCCAGGAGGACCGCGAGACCGTCTGCAG CTCCACCACCGCGTGCGTCGCTTCCTCAGCTTCCCCACCGGCTCAGTGCTCACCGTCACGCCCAAGCTGACCATTCCCTTCGTGGACGAGTTGGATGGATATATCA CGGGGGCGCAGCTGTACGCATTCCCCATCGACCTGCAGCTGCCTAACGGTACGCTGAGGCTGAGGACGAACTACGAGTACGAGTatgacgaggagcaggaggagtacTCGTACATGCCCATGAGCCAGAGCACCTACAGTAGCTACGCCACCCACAGCCGCTACGCACGCGCCATCGACCACCAGAGGGCAGCCGGCTTCAACTTCCTGCAGGAACTCATGGACGC GGCGGGCGTGGAGGGGCGGCAATGCGTGCTGCGGGCGGTGTGCGAGGTGGCGGAGAGGCCCGTGGAGCACCTGGGCCTTACCGGGGAGCTCATTAACCTGTTCTTCAG CGCTGGGTATGGAGCGGGGTCACCGGAAGTGCGGGAGTACGTGGCGGCAGAGGAGGCGGGGCGGCAGCAGGGGGACTGTGAGAGCCTGTTCCCTGCCTGCCCCTACCATCTGGCCAGCATGGCGCAGTCTGCCCTAGCTTACTTCCACCAAGGCTTGGCCACGGCCGGCGACGCTCCCGTCAACCTGTTTACGTAG